In the genome of Vanacampus margaritifer isolate UIUO_Vmar chromosome 1, RoL_Vmar_1.0, whole genome shotgun sequence, one region contains:
- the trh gene encoding pro-thyrotropin-releasing hormone isoform X1 has product MPKADSSASVTSTESSRYKRWHTMLCAHTKLEAASKRHQHHRPPIAAGHFERTEVLQLSCLDYHQASKRHTMKSPWLLFLAGVLFCNLMMVCRAQGISAGEEPDSGTMDDLLLRGAESLLLRSVLRKMQAEDHNYGGLSSPSQAAWLTKRQHPGKRHREDVSDEGDAGDEAYSEVERRQHPGKRFATGRLSEPAVIVVQGDLSKRQHPGKRYVVVTRSRRQHPGKRQPDEEDEEEEEEEDEDNDDGGDEDLPELHRRQHPGKRFWDRPGMATVSPCEDLSDPVTCAKTNLLLDFLADVKHDEEKRQHPGKRFASNEGQ; this is encoded by the exons GGCTGCCAGCAAACGTCATCAACATCATCGTCCACCGATCGCCGCTGGCCACTTCGAGAGGACTGAG GTCTTGCAGCTGTCTTGCCTCGACTATCATCAGGCTTCCAAGAGACACACCATGAAGTCCCCATGGCTGCTCTTCCTGGCTGGCGTCCTGTTCTGCAACTTGATGATGGTGTGCAGAGCGCAGGGCATCTCCGCCGGGGAGGAGCCGGACTCCGGGACCATGGACGACCTCCTCCTACGCGGAGCTGAGAGCCTCCTGCTGCGCTCCGTCCTGCGCAAGATGCAAGCCGAAGACCACAATTATG GAGGACTCTCCTCTCCGTCTCAGGCAGCGTGGCTGACAAAGCGGCAGCACCCTGGCAAGAGGCACCGCGAGGATGTGAGCGACGAGGGCGACGCCGGCGACGAAGCGTATTCGGAGGTGGAACGCAGGCAGCATCCGGGAAAGCGCTTCGCCACCGGACGCCTTTCGGAGCCTGCCGTGATAGTCGTGCAGGGTGACCTTTCCAAACGGCAGCACCCAGGCAAGCGCTACGTGGTGGTGACGCGGAGCCGGCGGCAGCACCCGGGCAAGCGGCAGCCcgacgaggaggacgaggaggaagaggaggaggaggacgaggacaaTGACGATGGCGGGGACGAGGACCTCCCGGAGTTGCACAGGCGCCAGCACCCCGGCAAGCGCTTTTGGGATCGTCCGGGAATGGCTACGGTCAGCCCTTGCGAAGACCTCTCAGACCCTGTGACATGCGCCAAGACCAACCTGCTGCTCGACTTTTTAGCCGACGTGAAGCATGACGAGGAGAAGCGACAGCACCCGGGCAAAAGGTTTGCTTCCAACGAGGGACAGTAG
- the trh gene encoding pro-thyrotropin-releasing hormone isoform X2 — protein MKSPWLLFLAGVLFCNLMMVCRAQGISAGEEPDSGTMDDLLLRGAESLLLRSVLRKMQAEDHNYGGLSSPSQAAWLTKRQHPGKRHREDVSDEGDAGDEAYSEVERRQHPGKRFATGRLSEPAVIVVQGDLSKRQHPGKRYVVVTRSRRQHPGKRQPDEEDEEEEEEEDEDNDDGGDEDLPELHRRQHPGKRFWDRPGMATVSPCEDLSDPVTCAKTNLLLDFLADVKHDEEKRQHPGKRFASNEGQ, from the exons ATGAAGTCCCCATGGCTGCTCTTCCTGGCTGGCGTCCTGTTCTGCAACTTGATGATGGTGTGCAGAGCGCAGGGCATCTCCGCCGGGGAGGAGCCGGACTCCGGGACCATGGACGACCTCCTCCTACGCGGAGCTGAGAGCCTCCTGCTGCGCTCCGTCCTGCGCAAGATGCAAGCCGAAGACCACAATTATG GAGGACTCTCCTCTCCGTCTCAGGCAGCGTGGCTGACAAAGCGGCAGCACCCTGGCAAGAGGCACCGCGAGGATGTGAGCGACGAGGGCGACGCCGGCGACGAAGCGTATTCGGAGGTGGAACGCAGGCAGCATCCGGGAAAGCGCTTCGCCACCGGACGCCTTTCGGAGCCTGCCGTGATAGTCGTGCAGGGTGACCTTTCCAAACGGCAGCACCCAGGCAAGCGCTACGTGGTGGTGACGCGGAGCCGGCGGCAGCACCCGGGCAAGCGGCAGCCcgacgaggaggacgaggaggaagaggaggaggaggacgaggacaaTGACGATGGCGGGGACGAGGACCTCCCGGAGTTGCACAGGCGCCAGCACCCCGGCAAGCGCTTTTGGGATCGTCCGGGAATGGCTACGGTCAGCCCTTGCGAAGACCTCTCAGACCCTGTGACATGCGCCAAGACCAACCTGCTGCTCGACTTTTTAGCCGACGTGAAGCATGACGAGGAGAAGCGACAGCACCCGGGCAAAAGGTTTGCTTCCAACGAGGGACAGTAG